In one Planctomycetia bacterium genomic region, the following are encoded:
- a CDS encoding AAA family ATPase, translating to MYLQHWKLAHSPFAPRYAVRHFFASPTHDEALARLQFLIDDGRRVGLLLGDRGTGKSTVLEVLRASLARTATTTVLVNLQGLDEDETLWQIAAACGLNPAREASRGWLWRSVMDLLLTQRYQQRATVLLFDDAHEATPELTTLLARFLDWEQTPETRLTIVLAAMPDLAARLGQRVLQLAELRVNLDPWDAGDTAAYVRSMLAAARCGSAAFSYAALERVHLLTGGQPRRVAQLANLALLAGAGQELPEVDASTVQSVFDELALSEVMSPR from the coding sequence ATGTACTTACAACACTGGAAGCTCGCGCATTCCCCGTTCGCGCCGCGATACGCCGTGCGCCATTTTTTCGCCAGTCCAACGCATGACGAGGCCCTGGCAAGGCTGCAATTCCTGATCGACGATGGGCGGCGCGTTGGATTGTTGCTGGGGGATCGCGGGACCGGTAAGAGCACGGTGTTGGAAGTGCTGCGCGCCAGCCTGGCACGCACCGCGACGACGACCGTACTCGTGAATCTCCAAGGGTTGGATGAAGACGAGACGCTGTGGCAAATCGCCGCCGCGTGCGGACTGAACCCTGCTCGGGAAGCGTCGCGCGGGTGGCTGTGGCGGTCGGTGATGGACTTACTGTTGACGCAACGTTATCAACAACGGGCGACTGTGCTGCTGTTCGATGATGCGCACGAAGCCACGCCGGAGCTAACGACGCTGTTGGCGCGATTCCTGGATTGGGAACAAACGCCTGAAACGCGATTGACCATCGTGCTCGCCGCCATGCCGGATCTGGCGGCGCGGCTGGGGCAGCGCGTGCTGCAACTCGCGGAGTTGCGAGTGAACTTGGACCCATGGGACGCCGGCGATACGGCGGCCTATGTGCGCTCGATGTTGGCGGCCGCGCGCTGCGGGTCGGCCGCATTCAGTTACGCGGCGCTAGAACGCGTACACCTGCTGACCGGCGGTCAGCCGCGACGTGTCGCACAATTGGCCAACCTTGCTTTGCTGGCCGGCGCCGGGCAAGAACTGCCGGAAGTGGACGCGAGCACCGTACAGAGCGTGTTCGACGAGTTGGCGCTGTCGGAAGTGATGTCGCCGCGCTGA
- a CDS encoding RsmE family RNA methyltransferase, whose product MADRYFVEQEIQAATALLTGAEAHHLLHVMRGKIGDSVKLFDGLGKEYLAQITRLGRRDVELAILSTEQVDRELPLRITLAVALPPGDRQQWLVEKATELGVARLVPLLTQRSGQVTDSMFNKLRRGVVEASKQCGRNRLMEIAAPVAWSDFAAVAHEAARYIAEIGVASLNPATESARWRKEIVAAIGPVGDWTSEELAHAHSNNWEPIGLGPRILRVETAAISLAAVLVAHVQGTPPADPPK is encoded by the coding sequence ATGGCCGATCGCTATTTCGTCGAACAGGAAATCCAAGCGGCCACGGCACTGCTTACCGGCGCCGAAGCGCATCACCTTTTGCATGTGATGCGCGGAAAAATAGGGGATTCAGTCAAGCTGTTCGACGGCTTGGGCAAGGAATACCTCGCCCAAATTACCCGGCTTGGTCGCCGCGACGTAGAACTGGCGATCTTGAGCACGGAGCAAGTCGACCGAGAACTGCCGTTGCGGATCACGCTTGCGGTCGCACTTCCCCCCGGCGACCGCCAGCAATGGTTGGTCGAAAAAGCTACCGAGCTTGGCGTCGCTCGCCTAGTCCCGCTCCTGACGCAGCGCAGTGGCCAGGTCACCGATTCGATGTTCAACAAGCTGCGCCGCGGTGTCGTCGAAGCCTCGAAACAATGCGGCCGCAATCGCCTAATGGAAATCGCGGCGCCGGTCGCCTGGAGTGATTTCGCGGCAGTAGCCCATGAGGCGGCACGATACATCGCGGAAATCGGCGTTGCTTCCCTTAACCCTGCGACGGAGTCAGCCCGGTGGCGGAAAGAAATCGTCGCCGCCATCGGCCCCGTCGGCGATTGGACCAGCGAGGAACTGGCCCACGCTCATTCCAACAATTGGGAACCCATCGGCCTCGGCCCGCGCATCCTCCGCGTAGAAACCGCCGCCATCTCGCTCGCAGC